From a single Silene latifolia isolate original U9 population chromosome 6, ASM4854445v1, whole genome shotgun sequence genomic region:
- the LOC141586787 gene encoding ribonuclease II, chloroplastic/mitochondrial isoform X1: MMMMMGVRAASNSCCLIRYHLPHFRRRISIPCCILSVKRHAFFHSFVETVLQELHHTRRSRTRSRPATNRLGLTKTTEQLEENPGKQTLRGGLLLEFKKDSERVLLAVAQKPDGKKNWMVSDQNGTSSSIKPQQITYIVPGIENFDHSQISEFMQKVEDNLDPSLLELAWAELLENNKSITVETLAEMIYGIAEPLESYCAHILLSKDEVYFSVLERQGFHSVYAPRSADQVEELLKRKLAKETSERELREFIQLLSAAKAMPLNAKPSRSTWTMDERIWNRIESLVAYAIDTYISDSQKKTAGTILIMMGLAKSASSALNLLIDIGYFPVHVNIDLLKLNIRTDHSEEVELAAEDLLSEYYDRDEIRRKDITHLKVYAIDVDEADELDDALSATKLQDGRIKIWIHVADATCLVQPGSILDKEAMSRGTSVFLPTATYPMFPDKLAMEGMSLKQGKICNAVTVSVVLHSDGSIAEYSVDNTIIKPTYMLTYESALELLHMNLEEEGELKILSEAAALRLQWRRQQGAVDTTNLEARVKVANPDDPEPHINLYVENQADPAMRLVSEMMILCGEVIATFGSLNNIPLPYRGQPQSNLDTSAFSHLPEGPVRSSAIVKLMRGAEYDFRKPIRHGVLGVPGYVQFTSPIRRYMDLLAHYQVKAYVRGDTPPFSAGQLEGIAAIVNMQHRVARKLFSSSLRYWVLEYLRRQPKGKRFRALILKFIKDRIAALMLVEVGLQASAWVLVGSQVGDEIQVLVEHAHPRDDALSLKHVATN; encoded by the exons atgatgatgatgatgggggTTCGAGCAGCCAGCAACAGCTGCTGCCTCATCCGCTATCATCTCCCCCATTTCCGACGACGCATTTCTATCCCATGCTGTATCCTCTCTGTTAAACGCCACGCTTTTTTCCATAGCTTCGTCGAAACCGTCCTCCAGGAGCTTCACCACACTCGCCGTTCTCGCACTCGCTCCCGTCCCGCCACCAACAG GCTGGGATTAACAAAAACTACAGAACAACTTGAAGAGAATCCTGGAAAGCAAACACTTCGAGGAGGTTTGTTGTTGGAATTCAAAAAGGACTCTGAAAGGGTGTTACTGGCAGTTGCTCAGAAACCAGACGGGAAAAAGAACTGGATGGTTTCTGATCAG AATGGTACCTCATCCTCCATAAAACCACAGCAGATAACCTATATTGTTCCTGGCATAGAGAATTTTGACCATAGTCAGATATCAGAGTTTATGCAGAAAGTTGAAGACAATTTG GATCCAAGTCTTCTTGAACTTGCCTGGGCTGAGCTTCTTGAGAACAACAAATCAATAACAGTTGAAACTTTGGCAGAG ATGATCTATGGGATTGCCGAACCTCTTGAGAGTTATTGTGCTCACATTTTGCTGTCGAAAGATGAGGTCTATTTTTCAGTGCTTGAGAGGCAAGGGTTCCATTCTGTTTATGCCCCTCGCTCAGCTGATCAG GTTGAGGAACTTCTCAAGAGGAAGCTAGCTAAGGAGACATCTGAAAGAGAACTACGGGAATTCATACAGTTACTATCTGCTGCTAAGGCAATGCCTCTGAATGCGAAGCCTTCAAGATCAACATGGACCATGGATGAGAGAATTTGGAATCGTATAGAGTCTCTTGTTGCTTATGCAATTGACACATACATCAGTGATAGCCAAAAGAAAACCGCTGGAACG ATTCTTATAATGATGGGTTTGGCGAAATCGGCATCTTCAGCCTTAAATCTTCTTATAGACATTGGTTATTTTCCGGTGCATGTTAATATTGACCTGTTGAAGCTTAATATTCGTACTGACCACTCAGAGGAGGTTGAATTGGCTGCTGAAGATTTGCTTTCCGAATATTATGACAGAGATGAG ATCCGGCGGAAGGACATTACACACTTGAAGGTTTATGCTATTGATGTTGATGAGGCTGATGAG CTTGATGATGCACTCAGTGCCACAAAGCTGCAAGACGGCCGGATCAAAATTTGGATACATGTAGCTGACGCAACCTGCTTAGTTCAACCTGGAAGCATTCTTGACAA AGAGGCCATGAGCAGAGGAACATCGGTTTTTCTACCTACAGCGACTTATCCTATGTTTCCGGATAAACTTGCGATGGAAGGAATGAGTTTGAAACAAGGGAAAATTTGCAATGCTGTCACCGTGTCCGTCGTGCTTCATTCTGATGGCAG TATAGCAGAGTACTCTGTGGATAATACAATCATCAAACCTACCTATATGCTCACATATGAGAGTGCATTGGAGCTCCTACATATGAATCTTGAGGAAGAAGGCGAGTTAAAAATTCTATCCGAGGCTGCAGCTTTACGTTTACAATGGCGTAGACAGCAG GGTGCAGTAGATACCACGAATTTGGAGGCACGTGTCAAAGTGGCAAATCCAGATGATCCTGAGCCACATATCAATCTTTATGTCGAAAATCAGGCCGACCCTGCAATGCGACTTGTTTCAGAGATGATGATCCTTTGTGGCGAAGTTATCGCTACATTTGGCTCCCTTAACAACATCCCTCTACCTTATAGGGGACAGCCTCAGTCAAATTTAGATACATCTGCATTTTCTCACCTTCCTGAAGGGCCTGTCAGGAGCTCTGCAATTGTTAAATTAATGCGTGGTGCAGAGTATGATTTCAGGAAGCCCATACGTCATGGAGTTTTGGGAGTTCCTGGTTATGTTCAGTTCACTTCTCCTATCCGTAGATATATGGATCTTCTTGCTCATTATCAG GTTAAAGCTTATGTTAGGGGTGATACCCCTCCATTCTCAGCGGGTCAGCTTGAAGGAATTGCTGCCATTGTTAACATGCAACATAGGGTTGCGAGGAAACTCTTTAGTAGCAGTCTTCGATACTGGGTGTTAGAATATTTGAGAAGGCAGCCCAAGGGAAAAAGGTTTCGTGCTCTAATACTCAAATTCATCAAAGACCGCATTGCAGCCTTGATGTTGGTGGAG GTTGGACTTCAAGCTTCAGCTTGGGTGTTGGTGGGATCTCAGGTTGGAGATGAAATTCAAGTTTTGGTAGAACATGCTCATCCAAGAGATGATGCTTTGTCCCTTAAGCACGTTGCCACTAACTAG
- the LOC141586787 gene encoding ribonuclease II, chloroplastic/mitochondrial isoform X2: MLGLTKTTEQLEENPGKQTLRGGLLLEFKKDSERVLLAVAQKPDGKKNWMVSDQNGTSSSIKPQQITYIVPGIENFDHSQISEFMQKVEDNLDPSLLELAWAELLENNKSITVETLAEMIYGIAEPLESYCAHILLSKDEVYFSVLERQGFHSVYAPRSADQVEELLKRKLAKETSERELREFIQLLSAAKAMPLNAKPSRSTWTMDERIWNRIESLVAYAIDTYISDSQKKTAGTILIMMGLAKSASSALNLLIDIGYFPVHVNIDLLKLNIRTDHSEEVELAAEDLLSEYYDRDEIRRKDITHLKVYAIDVDEADELDDALSATKLQDGRIKIWIHVADATCLVQPGSILDKEAMSRGTSVFLPTATYPMFPDKLAMEGMSLKQGKICNAVTVSVVLHSDGSIAEYSVDNTIIKPTYMLTYESALELLHMNLEEEGELKILSEAAALRLQWRRQQGAVDTTNLEARVKVANPDDPEPHINLYVENQADPAMRLVSEMMILCGEVIATFGSLNNIPLPYRGQPQSNLDTSAFSHLPEGPVRSSAIVKLMRGAEYDFRKPIRHGVLGVPGYVQFTSPIRRYMDLLAHYQVKAYVRGDTPPFSAGQLEGIAAIVNMQHRVARKLFSSSLRYWVLEYLRRQPKGKRFRALILKFIKDRIAALMLVEVGLQASAWVLVGSQVGDEIQVLVEHAHPRDDALSLKHVATN, from the exons AT GCTGGGATTAACAAAAACTACAGAACAACTTGAAGAGAATCCTGGAAAGCAAACACTTCGAGGAGGTTTGTTGTTGGAATTCAAAAAGGACTCTGAAAGGGTGTTACTGGCAGTTGCTCAGAAACCAGACGGGAAAAAGAACTGGATGGTTTCTGATCAG AATGGTACCTCATCCTCCATAAAACCACAGCAGATAACCTATATTGTTCCTGGCATAGAGAATTTTGACCATAGTCAGATATCAGAGTTTATGCAGAAAGTTGAAGACAATTTG GATCCAAGTCTTCTTGAACTTGCCTGGGCTGAGCTTCTTGAGAACAACAAATCAATAACAGTTGAAACTTTGGCAGAG ATGATCTATGGGATTGCCGAACCTCTTGAGAGTTATTGTGCTCACATTTTGCTGTCGAAAGATGAGGTCTATTTTTCAGTGCTTGAGAGGCAAGGGTTCCATTCTGTTTATGCCCCTCGCTCAGCTGATCAG GTTGAGGAACTTCTCAAGAGGAAGCTAGCTAAGGAGACATCTGAAAGAGAACTACGGGAATTCATACAGTTACTATCTGCTGCTAAGGCAATGCCTCTGAATGCGAAGCCTTCAAGATCAACATGGACCATGGATGAGAGAATTTGGAATCGTATAGAGTCTCTTGTTGCTTATGCAATTGACACATACATCAGTGATAGCCAAAAGAAAACCGCTGGAACG ATTCTTATAATGATGGGTTTGGCGAAATCGGCATCTTCAGCCTTAAATCTTCTTATAGACATTGGTTATTTTCCGGTGCATGTTAATATTGACCTGTTGAAGCTTAATATTCGTACTGACCACTCAGAGGAGGTTGAATTGGCTGCTGAAGATTTGCTTTCCGAATATTATGACAGAGATGAG ATCCGGCGGAAGGACATTACACACTTGAAGGTTTATGCTATTGATGTTGATGAGGCTGATGAG CTTGATGATGCACTCAGTGCCACAAAGCTGCAAGACGGCCGGATCAAAATTTGGATACATGTAGCTGACGCAACCTGCTTAGTTCAACCTGGAAGCATTCTTGACAA AGAGGCCATGAGCAGAGGAACATCGGTTTTTCTACCTACAGCGACTTATCCTATGTTTCCGGATAAACTTGCGATGGAAGGAATGAGTTTGAAACAAGGGAAAATTTGCAATGCTGTCACCGTGTCCGTCGTGCTTCATTCTGATGGCAG TATAGCAGAGTACTCTGTGGATAATACAATCATCAAACCTACCTATATGCTCACATATGAGAGTGCATTGGAGCTCCTACATATGAATCTTGAGGAAGAAGGCGAGTTAAAAATTCTATCCGAGGCTGCAGCTTTACGTTTACAATGGCGTAGACAGCAG GGTGCAGTAGATACCACGAATTTGGAGGCACGTGTCAAAGTGGCAAATCCAGATGATCCTGAGCCACATATCAATCTTTATGTCGAAAATCAGGCCGACCCTGCAATGCGACTTGTTTCAGAGATGATGATCCTTTGTGGCGAAGTTATCGCTACATTTGGCTCCCTTAACAACATCCCTCTACCTTATAGGGGACAGCCTCAGTCAAATTTAGATACATCTGCATTTTCTCACCTTCCTGAAGGGCCTGTCAGGAGCTCTGCAATTGTTAAATTAATGCGTGGTGCAGAGTATGATTTCAGGAAGCCCATACGTCATGGAGTTTTGGGAGTTCCTGGTTATGTTCAGTTCACTTCTCCTATCCGTAGATATATGGATCTTCTTGCTCATTATCAG GTTAAAGCTTATGTTAGGGGTGATACCCCTCCATTCTCAGCGGGTCAGCTTGAAGGAATTGCTGCCATTGTTAACATGCAACATAGGGTTGCGAGGAAACTCTTTAGTAGCAGTCTTCGATACTGGGTGTTAGAATATTTGAGAAGGCAGCCCAAGGGAAAAAGGTTTCGTGCTCTAATACTCAAATTCATCAAAGACCGCATTGCAGCCTTGATGTTGGTGGAG GTTGGACTTCAAGCTTCAGCTTGGGTGTTGGTGGGATCTCAGGTTGGAGATGAAATTCAAGTTTTGGTAGAACATGCTCATCCAAGAGATGATGCTTTGTCCCTTAAGCACGTTGCCACTAACTAG
- the LOC141586787 gene encoding ribonuclease II, chloroplastic/mitochondrial isoform X3 has translation MVSDQNGTSSSIKPQQITYIVPGIENFDHSQISEFMQKVEDNLDPSLLELAWAELLENNKSITVETLAEMIYGIAEPLESYCAHILLSKDEVYFSVLERQGFHSVYAPRSADQVEELLKRKLAKETSERELREFIQLLSAAKAMPLNAKPSRSTWTMDERIWNRIESLVAYAIDTYISDSQKKTAGTILIMMGLAKSASSALNLLIDIGYFPVHVNIDLLKLNIRTDHSEEVELAAEDLLSEYYDRDEIRRKDITHLKVYAIDVDEADELDDALSATKLQDGRIKIWIHVADATCLVQPGSILDKEAMSRGTSVFLPTATYPMFPDKLAMEGMSLKQGKICNAVTVSVVLHSDGSIAEYSVDNTIIKPTYMLTYESALELLHMNLEEEGELKILSEAAALRLQWRRQQGAVDTTNLEARVKVANPDDPEPHINLYVENQADPAMRLVSEMMILCGEVIATFGSLNNIPLPYRGQPQSNLDTSAFSHLPEGPVRSSAIVKLMRGAEYDFRKPIRHGVLGVPGYVQFTSPIRRYMDLLAHYQVKAYVRGDTPPFSAGQLEGIAAIVNMQHRVARKLFSSSLRYWVLEYLRRQPKGKRFRALILKFIKDRIAALMLVEVGLQASAWVLVGSQVGDEIQVLVEHAHPRDDALSLKHVATN, from the exons ATGGTTTCTGATCAG AATGGTACCTCATCCTCCATAAAACCACAGCAGATAACCTATATTGTTCCTGGCATAGAGAATTTTGACCATAGTCAGATATCAGAGTTTATGCAGAAAGTTGAAGACAATTTG GATCCAAGTCTTCTTGAACTTGCCTGGGCTGAGCTTCTTGAGAACAACAAATCAATAACAGTTGAAACTTTGGCAGAG ATGATCTATGGGATTGCCGAACCTCTTGAGAGTTATTGTGCTCACATTTTGCTGTCGAAAGATGAGGTCTATTTTTCAGTGCTTGAGAGGCAAGGGTTCCATTCTGTTTATGCCCCTCGCTCAGCTGATCAG GTTGAGGAACTTCTCAAGAGGAAGCTAGCTAAGGAGACATCTGAAAGAGAACTACGGGAATTCATACAGTTACTATCTGCTGCTAAGGCAATGCCTCTGAATGCGAAGCCTTCAAGATCAACATGGACCATGGATGAGAGAATTTGGAATCGTATAGAGTCTCTTGTTGCTTATGCAATTGACACATACATCAGTGATAGCCAAAAGAAAACCGCTGGAACG ATTCTTATAATGATGGGTTTGGCGAAATCGGCATCTTCAGCCTTAAATCTTCTTATAGACATTGGTTATTTTCCGGTGCATGTTAATATTGACCTGTTGAAGCTTAATATTCGTACTGACCACTCAGAGGAGGTTGAATTGGCTGCTGAAGATTTGCTTTCCGAATATTATGACAGAGATGAG ATCCGGCGGAAGGACATTACACACTTGAAGGTTTATGCTATTGATGTTGATGAGGCTGATGAG CTTGATGATGCACTCAGTGCCACAAAGCTGCAAGACGGCCGGATCAAAATTTGGATACATGTAGCTGACGCAACCTGCTTAGTTCAACCTGGAAGCATTCTTGACAA AGAGGCCATGAGCAGAGGAACATCGGTTTTTCTACCTACAGCGACTTATCCTATGTTTCCGGATAAACTTGCGATGGAAGGAATGAGTTTGAAACAAGGGAAAATTTGCAATGCTGTCACCGTGTCCGTCGTGCTTCATTCTGATGGCAG TATAGCAGAGTACTCTGTGGATAATACAATCATCAAACCTACCTATATGCTCACATATGAGAGTGCATTGGAGCTCCTACATATGAATCTTGAGGAAGAAGGCGAGTTAAAAATTCTATCCGAGGCTGCAGCTTTACGTTTACAATGGCGTAGACAGCAG GGTGCAGTAGATACCACGAATTTGGAGGCACGTGTCAAAGTGGCAAATCCAGATGATCCTGAGCCACATATCAATCTTTATGTCGAAAATCAGGCCGACCCTGCAATGCGACTTGTTTCAGAGATGATGATCCTTTGTGGCGAAGTTATCGCTACATTTGGCTCCCTTAACAACATCCCTCTACCTTATAGGGGACAGCCTCAGTCAAATTTAGATACATCTGCATTTTCTCACCTTCCTGAAGGGCCTGTCAGGAGCTCTGCAATTGTTAAATTAATGCGTGGTGCAGAGTATGATTTCAGGAAGCCCATACGTCATGGAGTTTTGGGAGTTCCTGGTTATGTTCAGTTCACTTCTCCTATCCGTAGATATATGGATCTTCTTGCTCATTATCAG GTTAAAGCTTATGTTAGGGGTGATACCCCTCCATTCTCAGCGGGTCAGCTTGAAGGAATTGCTGCCATTGTTAACATGCAACATAGGGTTGCGAGGAAACTCTTTAGTAGCAGTCTTCGATACTGGGTGTTAGAATATTTGAGAAGGCAGCCCAAGGGAAAAAGGTTTCGTGCTCTAATACTCAAATTCATCAAAGACCGCATTGCAGCCTTGATGTTGGTGGAG GTTGGACTTCAAGCTTCAGCTTGGGTGTTGGTGGGATCTCAGGTTGGAGATGAAATTCAAGTTTTGGTAGAACATGCTCATCCAAGAGATGATGCTTTGTCCCTTAAGCACGTTGCCACTAACTAG